Below is a window of Moorella thermoacetica DNA.
ACGTACGCCCCGGGCCATGGCGGCAGCCACCTCCGGGCTGACAGCCCCGCGGGCGGCCAGCACTTCCGGTTCCACCCCCAGGAACTTCACCTTGGCCTCGTTGCTGTATGTTACCATGCCGCCCAGGAAATAATCGGAACTGCCGGGGATGTTGGTCACCCGGTGGGCCAGCAGGCCGCCGGTGCAGGATTCGGCCACAGCCAGGGTTAAGTGCCTGGCCGCCAGGATAGCGCCGGTAACACTTTCCAGGGTGTCATCATCAGTCCCAAAGATGTAATCCCCCAGGCGTTCTCTGATGGTGATCTCCAACGGTGCAGTTAGTGACCGGGCTGCCTCCTGGCTTTTAGCCCGTGCCGTCAGGCGTAAGGTTACCTCGCCGGGTTTGGCCAGGGGCGCCAGGGTAGGGTTGTCGCTGTGCAATAAATCCTTTACAGCCTCTTCAACACCCGATTCGCCTATGCCGGCGATTTTTAACACCCGGGAAAAGATGATCTCCCGCCGGGCGCCGTAGGGTTCCAGCCGGGGCAGGAGCTGGTTCACTAGCATGGGTTCAAACTCCCGCGGCGGTCCCGGCAGCAGGGCATAGACCTTACCTTCGTGTTCCAGGAACACACCGGCCGCCGTGCCGTGGGGGTTGTCCATGGCCCTGGCTCCGGCCGGCAGCAGGGCCTGTTTCAGGTTGTTGGGCGTCATGGGGCGCCGGCGGGCAGCAAAATAACGGGTGACATTTTCCCGGGCCGCCGGGTCTTCCACCAGGGGCAGGCCCAGGGCTGCGGCCAGGGCCTCCCGGGAGAGATCGTCCTCCGTCGGCCCCAGGCCGCCGCTGACGATGATCAGGTCGGCCCGCCGGCGGGCGTTATCGATGGCTTCGCGGATGCGTACCAGGTTATCGCCGACCACCACCTGGCGGTAAAGGCTGATCCCGGCGGCAGCCAGTTCCCGGCCCAAAAAGGCGGCGTTGGTATTGACGATTTGCCCCAGGAGCATCTCGGTGCCGGTAAAGATCGCTTCAGCTTGCAAGTTGAAACACCCTCTTAGGATAAATCTTACGGCGCTGGGCTTGCTAGCGCGGGGTGCGCCGCACCATAATTAAAAAGCGCCCGGTGGCGCTTAAGAAGCAGTCTCGGCAGCGGTTGTGGTAGGTGCATGTTCGCCGTGGGCGGATTCCCCCAGGCCGTTAACGGCAGTCACCAGGAATCCCAGGATCAGCCAGCCGGCAAGAAAAAGGATAACCTTCCATCTCTTCATGCTTTCACCTGACCTTTCGCCACCGGGAGGGCCCGGATTTGATTTTTAATTAGTACGAGGATTTCCACCCCTCCCCCCAACAGTATACCAGAGGCTATTAGCGGTTGCAATGGCAGGAAGGGCGCTATATAATGCTAATTGAGCAAAAGCTTTGGCATAAGAGTTTCACAGCCGTCGCTTGCCAGCCATGCCAATTTCTTAGGATTTTCTCAGGTTGTCTTAATTTTAATTTCAACTTCCTATTTTATAATACCCCTCAAAGAAAAAGATTGGAGGTATGAAGTATGTGGCGACGAGATGGACGAGCAAGGATTTCCGCGCTGCTGGTCTTATTAATTTTCCTGGCCGGGGTAGCGGCTACGGCGGGTTTCTATCATATCACCGGCGCCACAGCCGGGCCCCAACAGGCGTACCAGAATGCTGTTAGCACAGCCCAGCCGGCCTCGGCCAGCATCCCGGCGGGACTGGGACCGGAGACCATTGCCGATATCGTTGACAAAACCGGCCCGGCGGTAGTGCGTATCGACACGGTGACGGAAACCCAGGGCAGCAGCCCCTTCAATGACCCCTTCTTCCGGCAGTTTTTCGGCGACCAGTTTAATACCGGCCCTCAGGTCCAGCGAGCCCTGGGTTCGGGCTTTATTATCTCCAGCGACGGTTATATCCTGACCAACCAGCACGTCGTCGAGGGCGCCAGGCAGGTCAAGGTAACTATCGTCGGTTTTGACAAACCCCTGAATGCCCAGGTGATCGGCGCCGACAGTTCTCTGGACCTGGCGGTTTTGAAGGTCGATGCGGGTAAACCCCTGCCTTACCTGGCCTTGGGGGATACCAACAAGGTACGGGTTGGGGACTGGGCCATCGCCATCGGCAATCCTGACGGACTGGACCATACCGTCACCGTCGGTGTAATTAGCGCCAAGGGACGGCCCATAGACGTCCAGAACCGCCATTATGAAAACCTGCTGCAGACGGACGCCGCTATTAACCCCGGCAACAGCGGCGGTCCCCTCCTGAACCTTAAAGGCGAAGTAATCGGCATCAATACCGCCGTTAACGCCGACGCCCAGGGAATCGGCTTCGCCATTCCCAGCAGCACGGTCCAGCCGGTCCTCAAGGACCTCATGACCAAGGGCAAGATTAGCCGGCCCTGGCTGGGGGTGGCCCTGCAACAGGTAACCCCGGACGTGGCCGACATCCTGGGCCTCCAGGGCCAGGAAGGTGCCGTGGTAGTCCAGGTGGTGAGCGGTAGCCCGGCCGCCAAAGCGGGCCTCCAAAAATATGACGTGATCCTGCAGGTTGATGGCCAGGCAGTAAAGGACGCCAGTGACCTGGTGAATAAGATCCAGAGTATGAAGATTGGCCAGCAGGTACAGCTCCAGGTCTTCCGCCGCGGTCAGACCTTAAATATCAGCGTAGTCCTGGGGGAAAAGCCGGCCCAGTAGGGATTTAATGGACACCCAGTAAAAGTTCCGGGAGGATGCCCTTCCGGAATTTTTTTATTGGCGGTTAAAGGTTCGTGGCCGAATATCTGGAGCCGCCTCCAGCCTTAATCCCGCCGCCACCGGGGAAGGAACATACGCAAGAGGTCCGGGGCCGGTAGCTTGAAGGGGAAAGGCTTTCGAGCCGGTGCGGGCATCTCCAGGGGTGAGGGCCGGTAGGTCGGCCGGGGGACGGCTTTAGATTCCTCCTCCCGGGCCAGGACGCTATGGCGACGGCCGTAGGCGAAATAAACCACCAGTCCCAGGGTTACCCAGACGCCGAAACGAATCCAGGTTAGACCTGGC
It encodes the following:
- a CDS encoding competence/damage-inducible protein A; the encoded protein is MQAEAIFTGTEMLLGQIVNTNAAFLGRELAAAGISLYRQVVVGDNLVRIREAIDNARRRADLIIVSGGLGPTEDDLSREALAAALGLPLVEDPAARENVTRYFAARRRPMTPNNLKQALLPAGARAMDNPHGTAAGVFLEHEGKVYALLPGPPREFEPMLVNQLLPRLEPYGARREIIFSRVLKIAGIGESGVEEAVKDLLHSDNPTLAPLAKPGEVTLRLTARAKSQEAARSLTAPLEITIRERLGDYIFGTDDDTLESVTGAILAARHLTLAVAESCTGGLLAHRVTNIPGSSDYFLGGMVTYSNEAKVKFLGVEPEVLAARGAVSPEVAAAMARGVRQAVGTDIGIGITGIAGPGGGSEEKPVGLVYLGIDFRGQVEVRRELFMGQRENIKWQSTQSALYLLWRSLRAQCE
- a CDS encoding trypsin-like peptidase domain-containing protein, with product MWRRDGRARISALLVLLIFLAGVAATAGFYHITGATAGPQQAYQNAVSTAQPASASIPAGLGPETIADIVDKTGPAVVRIDTVTETQGSSPFNDPFFRQFFGDQFNTGPQVQRALGSGFIISSDGYILTNQHVVEGARQVKVTIVGFDKPLNAQVIGADSSLDLAVLKVDAGKPLPYLALGDTNKVRVGDWAIAIGNPDGLDHTVTVGVISAKGRPIDVQNRHYENLLQTDAAINPGNSGGPLLNLKGEVIGINTAVNADAQGIGFAIPSSTVQPVLKDLMTKGKISRPWLGVALQQVTPDVADILGLQGQEGAVVVQVVSGSPAAKAGLQKYDVILQVDGQAVKDASDLVNKIQSMKIGQQVQLQVFRRGQTLNISVVLGEKPAQ